A single Anopheles maculipalpis chromosome 3RL, idAnoMacuDA_375_x, whole genome shotgun sequence DNA region contains:
- the LOC126562944 gene encoding sugar transporter SWEET1, with protein MDAILSKGSLATLATVATVLQFLTGTVICNRYIRKKSTGDTSAFPFISGFLSCFMWLKYGVLTEESTVMLVNFIGSALFFSYTVVFFIFCVNKREVIRQMMLISCIILSATFYTMFEQDAEKSIRIIGLLCCCLAVLFFASPLTMLAHVIRTQNTDSLPFPIIVASFFVCFLWTAYGVLIGDRFIQVPNLLGGILAGIQLTLYVIYPKQKASSSGGPRYSPLVSENPIL; from the exons ATGGATGCGATACTGTCCAAAGGGAGCCTGGCTACACTGGCCACGGTTGCGACGGTTCTACAGTTTCTTACCGGGAC GGTGATTTGCAACCGATACATTAGAAAGAAGTCAACGGGAGATACATCCGCCTTTCCGTTCATATCCGGATTTTTGTC ATGCTTCATGTGGCTGAAGTATGGAGTATTAACCGAGGAAAGTACCGTGATGCTGGTAAACTTCATAGGATCAGCGCTTTTCTTCTCCTATACCGtagtattttttatattttgtgtcAACAAGCGGGAAGTAATTCGTCAAATGATGCTTATATCATGCATCATATTGAGCGCCACTTTTTACACGATGTTTGAGCAGGACGCTGAAAAGTCGATCCGAATCATAG gCCTGTTATGCTGCTGTTTGGCGGTTCTGTTTTTCGCTTCGCCACTAACAATGTTGGCGCACGTGATACGTACACAAAATACGGACAGTCTTCCTTTTCCAATAATTGTAGCATCATTTTTTGTATGCTTCCTGTGGACCGCCTACGGCGTACTTATTGGTGATCGTTTTATACAG GTTCCAAATCTTCTTGGAGGAATATTGGCCGGAATTCAATTGACGTTGTATGTGATATACCCGAAACAGAAAGCTTCCTCTAGCGGTGGACCACGCTATTCACCTCTAGTATCAGAAAACCCGATTTTGTAG
- the LOC126562022 gene encoding solute carrier family 2, facilitated glucose transporter member 3-like isoform X1, protein MDQFDHEEASVLYSPGREPKIVPNVNANVRKETRWTFWLITASISTTFGAAVPTGYNIGVINAPANYIKSWCNDTIFETYGSIFTEGNLETFWSAVVSIFLIGGVIGSLGGAWVADRLGRKRSFLLCGFLLFFGGLCFQFCQTLSSVELLMIGRFVVGLAAGLTTSTVPMYLTELAPLGLRGALGVFCSMGVTGGVVVGQIISLEEIFGTDDHWQFALSFYVILVVIFFVPYPWLPESPKYLFVIRRRQDEAVNELKRVAGRKVRDEYVREQIDIMRRECTPTNDEEAVGDGSSTAAQKPKERTVWSVLRDRTLLLPLVLVCALQGGQQLSGINAVFFYSVSIFESVGLSSTDAKFANLGAGCLNLFVAFFSPILMAKFNRRFLALTSCAMCAIFLFCLTFIVFFIDDVEWFSYASIVAILLYILFYQIGLGPIPYFIGSELFEVGPRPAAMALGSLSSWGCNFLVAMLFTTLQSAWGAFVFLPFACTCVALTVLLKLYLPETRGKHISQIVPLVTKGFSSKPLVP, encoded by the exons ATGGATCAGTTCGATCACGAGGAAGCAAGCGTTCTCTACAGCCCCGGAAGGGAACCCAAAATCGTTCCGAACGTAAACGCCAACGTGCGCAAG GAAACCAGATGGACGTTTTGGTTGATCACGGCAAGTATTTCAACCACCTTCGGAGCTGCAGTGCCCACGGGCTACAATATTGGCGTTATCAATGCACCGGCTAAT TACATCAAAAGCTGGTGCAATGATACCATTTTTGAAACGTACGGTAGCATCTTTACCGAGGGTAATCTGGAAACGTTTTGGTCAGCGGTCGTATCAATCTTCCTGATCGGTGGCGTTATAGGTTCGCTGGGTGGTGCATGGGTTGCTGACAGACTTGGCAG GAAACGTTCCTTTCTTTTATGTGGGTTTCTGCTGTTCTTCGGTGGACTTTGCTTCCAGTTTTGCCAGACGCTTAGTTCCGTCGAGCTTCTGATGATCGGTCGCTTTGTTGTTGGCCTTGCAGCTGGGCTAACGACCAGTACCGTCCCGATGTATCTCACCGAGCTAGCTCCGCTAGGTCTACGCGGTGCCCTCGGTGTGTTCTGCTCCATGGGTGTTACCGGTGGCGTGGTGGTTGGGCAGATTATAAgcttggaagaaattttcggCACCGATGATCATTGGCAGTTTGCGCTCAGCTTCTACGTCATTCTGGTCGTAATTTTTTTCGTGCCCTATCCCTGGCTACCGGAAAGTCCCAAATATCTGTTCGTCATTCGGCGGCGCCAGGATGAGGCAGTGAATGAGCTGAAGCGTGTGGCGGGTCGAAAAGTCCGGGACGAGTATGTGCGGGAGCAGATCGATATCATGCGGAGGGAGTGTACGCCAACGAACGACGAGGAAGCGGTTGGCGATGGCAGTAGTACAGCGgcccaaaaaccaaaagaacGGACCGTTTGGTCGGTACTGCGAGATCGAACGCTGTTGCTGCCGCTCGTACTGGTTTGTGCCTTACAAGGTGGCCAACAGTTGTCCGGAATCAATGCG GTGTTCTTTTACTCCGTTTCGATATTTGAATCGGTTGGCTTGAGTTCAACAGATGCAAAATTTGCAAACCTCGGTGCCGGTTGCCTCAATCTGTTCGTTGCCTTCTTTAGCCCAATCTTGATGGCAAAGTTCAACCGGCGCTTCCTAGCCCTAACGTCCTGTGCGATGTGTGcaatatttcttttctgtCTCACCTTCATCGTGTTCTTTATT gaCGATGTGGAATGGTTTTCCTACGCTAGTATCGTAGCCATTCTATTGTATATTCTCTTCTATCAAATTGGTCTTGGACCAATCCCTTACTTTATCGGTTCTG AACTGTTCGAAGTTGGTCCACGACCAGCAGCAATGGCCTTGGGCAGTTTATCATCCTGGGGTTGCAATTTCCTCGTGGCAATGCTGTTCACCACGCTACAAAGTGCCTGGGGAGCGTTCGTGTTCCTGCCGTTTGCGTGCACATGCGTTGCATTGACCGTACTGCTGAAGCTCTATCTGCCCGAGACGCGCGGTAAACACATTTCGCAGATTGTGCCGCTCGTCACGAAAGGATTCAGCTCCAAGCCGCTAGTGCCTTAA
- the LOC126562022 gene encoding solute carrier family 2, facilitated glucose transporter member 3-like isoform X2 — MTASAVPAQQNREETRWTFWLITASISTTFGAAVPTGYNIGVINAPANYIKSWCNDTIFETYGSIFTEGNLETFWSAVVSIFLIGGVIGSLGGAWVADRLGRKRSFLLCGFLLFFGGLCFQFCQTLSSVELLMIGRFVVGLAAGLTTSTVPMYLTELAPLGLRGALGVFCSMGVTGGVVVGQIISLEEIFGTDDHWQFALSFYVILVVIFFVPYPWLPESPKYLFVIRRRQDEAVNELKRVAGRKVRDEYVREQIDIMRRECTPTNDEEAVGDGSSTAAQKPKERTVWSVLRDRTLLLPLVLVCALQGGQQLSGINAVFFYSVSIFESVGLSSTDAKFANLGAGCLNLFVAFFSPILMAKFNRRFLALTSCAMCAIFLFCLTFIVFFIDDVEWFSYASIVAILLYILFYQIGLGPIPYFIGSELFEVGPRPAAMALGSLSSWGCNFLVAMLFTTLQSAWGAFVFLPFACTCVALTVLLKLYLPETRGKHISQIVPLVTKGFSSKPLVP, encoded by the exons ATGACTGCGAGTGCCGTTCCGGCTCAACAGAACCGTGAA GAAACCAGATGGACGTTTTGGTTGATCACGGCAAGTATTTCAACCACCTTCGGAGCTGCAGTGCCCACGGGCTACAATATTGGCGTTATCAATGCACCGGCTAAT TACATCAAAAGCTGGTGCAATGATACCATTTTTGAAACGTACGGTAGCATCTTTACCGAGGGTAATCTGGAAACGTTTTGGTCAGCGGTCGTATCAATCTTCCTGATCGGTGGCGTTATAGGTTCGCTGGGTGGTGCATGGGTTGCTGACAGACTTGGCAG GAAACGTTCCTTTCTTTTATGTGGGTTTCTGCTGTTCTTCGGTGGACTTTGCTTCCAGTTTTGCCAGACGCTTAGTTCCGTCGAGCTTCTGATGATCGGTCGCTTTGTTGTTGGCCTTGCAGCTGGGCTAACGACCAGTACCGTCCCGATGTATCTCACCGAGCTAGCTCCGCTAGGTCTACGCGGTGCCCTCGGTGTGTTCTGCTCCATGGGTGTTACCGGTGGCGTGGTGGTTGGGCAGATTATAAgcttggaagaaattttcggCACCGATGATCATTGGCAGTTTGCGCTCAGCTTCTACGTCATTCTGGTCGTAATTTTTTTCGTGCCCTATCCCTGGCTACCGGAAAGTCCCAAATATCTGTTCGTCATTCGGCGGCGCCAGGATGAGGCAGTGAATGAGCTGAAGCGTGTGGCGGGTCGAAAAGTCCGGGACGAGTATGTGCGGGAGCAGATCGATATCATGCGGAGGGAGTGTACGCCAACGAACGACGAGGAAGCGGTTGGCGATGGCAGTAGTACAGCGgcccaaaaaccaaaagaacGGACCGTTTGGTCGGTACTGCGAGATCGAACGCTGTTGCTGCCGCTCGTACTGGTTTGTGCCTTACAAGGTGGCCAACAGTTGTCCGGAATCAATGCG GTGTTCTTTTACTCCGTTTCGATATTTGAATCGGTTGGCTTGAGTTCAACAGATGCAAAATTTGCAAACCTCGGTGCCGGTTGCCTCAATCTGTTCGTTGCCTTCTTTAGCCCAATCTTGATGGCAAAGTTCAACCGGCGCTTCCTAGCCCTAACGTCCTGTGCGATGTGTGcaatatttcttttctgtCTCACCTTCATCGTGTTCTTTATT gaCGATGTGGAATGGTTTTCCTACGCTAGTATCGTAGCCATTCTATTGTATATTCTCTTCTATCAAATTGGTCTTGGACCAATCCCTTACTTTATCGGTTCTG AACTGTTCGAAGTTGGTCCACGACCAGCAGCAATGGCCTTGGGCAGTTTATCATCCTGGGGTTGCAATTTCCTCGTGGCAATGCTGTTCACCACGCTACAAAGTGCCTGGGGAGCGTTCGTGTTCCTGCCGTTTGCGTGCACATGCGTTGCATTGACCGTACTGCTGAAGCTCTATCTGCCCGAGACGCGCGGTAAACACATTTCGCAGATTGTGCCGCTCGTCACGAAAGGATTCAGCTCCAAGCCGCTAGTGCCTTAA